The genome window CATTCCTGCGGTCATGATGGACACATGACGATGGCCATTGGGACGGCACTAGTGTTAAAGGATATGGAGAATTTACTTCCTGGTGCGGTACGTATTCTTTTCCAGCCTGCTGAAGAAAAGGCACAGGGCGCTTGCGCATTCGTTGAGAAGGGGCTTATTGATAATCTAGAATACTTATTTGGTGTCCATGTTCGTCCGTTAAAAGAATTACAGGACGGAACGTATGCCCCGGCATTGTATCACGGTGCAGCAAAGCTTTTTACTGGGACAATTATAGGGGAAGAGGCACATGGTGCACGACCAGAACTCGGTATTAATGCTATTGAGGTAGGGGCAGCGATTGTCGAAGGTCTACAAAAAATTTGGACGGACCCGAATGTCTCAGCGTCGGTCAAAATGACGCAATTTAATGCAGGAGGTACCTCCACGAATATTATTCCTGGGAAAGCAACATTTAGCATTGATGCAAGGGCGCAAACAAATGAAGTAATGCAAGCTATCACAAAAGGCATTGAACGCGTGAAGGCATCGATAGAAGCAATGTATGGTGCAAAAATCACCTTAAATGTAGATGCGCATATTGTTGCAGCATTAGTTAATGATGAGGCATTACAGCATATGAATACAGCTATTATTGAAGTGGTTGGTGAAAAGGCATGTGCTTTACCAGTCGTCACTCCGGGAGGAGAGGATTTTCATTTTTATACGTATGAGCGTCCTAATCTTAAAGCAACAATGCTGGGCTTAGGTTGTGGTGTAACACCCGGATTACATCATCCGAAAATGACGTTTAATCGAGAGCGGCTTATTACAGGTGTGAACATTATCACGAGAGCTATTTTACGAGCTTTATAAAGTGAAACTTCATTTTACTGGCCGTTAATACGGAATAAAGAACAGAAAGAAGTGATAGCAATGATTGACGTAAGGGAAATAAAGACAATCGAACAGCTTGAGCAAGTTCAACAATTGGAATATAACGTCTGGGGCATGCCTCCTATACCAATTCATCAAACTTTAACAGCTGTGAAAAATGGAGGTGTTGTTGTCGGTGCCTATGATGGTGATCAATTAGTTGGTTTTAGCTATGGCTTTTCGGGTTTTCGAGAGGGTAAAAGCTATTTATGCTCCCATATGTTGGGGATAGATGAGAATTACCGCTCTCAAGGAATAGGCGAAAAATTAAAATATGCCCAGCAAGCAATTGCTATTGAGCGAGGCTATGATTTAATGGTGTGGACCTTTGATCCGCTTGAAACGCGTAATGGTTTTCTAAATCTGTCCAAATTAAATGGTATTTGTTATACGTATATAGAAAATTGCTACGGTGAAATGCAGGATGGCTTAAATAAGGGACTGCCTTCAGATCGTTTTGAGGTGAGCTGGCATATAACTTCTAATTACGTAGGCAAGAAGGTTTCAATAGATGCAACGAATGTCATACCAGTGGCAAGCTATGTACTAAATGAGCAAGGTTTTCCACGCTTAGAATTGACGGAAAATTTAAAATATAATGAGGATTTCTATACATTGCCTGTACCAAAGGATTTTCAAGTATTGAAGGCGCAAGATCCGGCATTAGCGTTGGACTGGCGTTTCAAAACGCGACATATATTACAACGATTATTTGCACAAGGTTATGCGGCAGTTCAATTGCAGCAGCGAGAAAATTACAACGAGTATGTTCTAGCAAAATTAGAAACTTTAGGTCTGGGAGGAGCAAACTAATATGAAAATTACAGAAATTACAATTCGACATGTAAAGATGAAATTAAAAGAACCATTTACGACTAGCTTTGGCACATTTGATGATAAAGATTTTTTAGTTTTAGAGGCAAAGGATGAATCAGGAACTATTGGTTGGGGAGAATCTGTTGCGTTCCACTCTCCATGGTACAACGAGGAAACGCTTCAAACGAATTGGCATATGCTAGAAGATTTCTTAATTCCTCTTATATTAAATAAAGAGATTCATCATCCAGATGAAGTGAATGAGCTATTTCAACCAATTCGCAAAAATAATATGGCGAAATCAACGATTGAAGGTGCTATTTGGGATATTTATGCCCAACAGACAAATCAATCACTCGCAGCTGCACTCGGTGGCAAAAAGGACAAAATTGAAGTAGGTATCAGTATCGGTATCCAAAAATCAATCGAGGACTTAGTAGCGTTAGTAGATGGTTTTGTTAAAGAGGGCTATAAACGAATGAAAATTAAAATCAAGCCGGGTTGGGATGTAGAAGTAATGCGTACATTACGTGAAACGTTCCCTGATGTGGCGTTTATGGCGGATGCGAACTCAGCTTATCGTCTTACAGATGCCGAAACGCTCAAGCAACTGGATGCTTTTCATTTAACAATGATTGAGCAACCATTAGCGTCAGACGACATTATTGACCATGCAGCATTGCAAAAATTAATCGATACGCCAATTTGCTTGGACGAAAGTATCCATTCATTAGAGGATACACGTAAAGCTGTTGAGTTAGGTAGCACTAAAATTATTAACATTAAAATCGGACGAGTTGGTGGCTTAACGGAAGCAAAGAAAATACATGATTATTGTGAAGTAAATAATATTCCAGTTTGGTGTGGAGGCATGTTGGAGTCTGGTATTGGTCGTGCACATAATGTGGCATTAACTACATTATCGAATTTTATTTTACCTGGAGATACAGCAGGCTCAAGCCGTTATTGGGAAAAGGATATCATTGATCCTGAAGTAGTGGTGAAGGATGGCTATATTGAAGTACCTCAAAAGGCAGGTATCGGCTATGAAGTAAATAGAGAGACGGTCGATTCATTTACAGTAGCACAGAAAACATATAAATAATGCGGGTTGAGTAGTATTAATTCAATATTGATCTTGTTTCATACAAAATGACAAGAAATTGATGATTAGTACATGAAGTAGAAGGCGGTCACTCCAACGGAGAAGCAACCGCCTGCCACTAGGGTGAAGTAGAGTTGATGAGTTTGCTCATATAAATAGATAAGTAGGTGTTCTATGAAAAAAAGTTGGCAGATAGGTGGCGCATTTGTAGGATTAATCGTTGGAGCTGGCTTTGCATCAGGACAAGAAATTATGCAATACTTTACGAGCTTTGGTCTTTACGGTATTGCAGGAGGAATTGTCGCAACAATCGCATTTGCATTTTTAGGGATGAGTCTAGCGCAATTAGGAGCAGACACACAAACGACATCACATAAAGAGGTTATATATCAAATTGGTGGGCGTTATGTAGGGGTTTTATTAGATATAGTCATTACGTTTTTCTTATTTGGTGTTGCCGTTGTTATGTTTGCTGGATCGGGGTCAACATTTGAGCAAATGTTTGGAATAAGCCCGATGATTGGCAGTATTTTTATGGTAATCATGACGATTTTAACATTGCTATTAAATGTAAAAAATATTATTAATATAATAGCTTTAGTGACACCATATTTAATGGCAATCGTTTTTATTATATTAATTTACTCCATTTTCACAATGGACTTAACAATTGCAGAACAGAATGCTTTAGCGAAAGAACAAACATCTGCAGCTTCAAATTGGATAATGGGGGCACTGCTCTATGTTTCTTATAACATAGCTGCTGGTACTGCGATGTTAATTGTTATGGGTGGAACAGTAAAAGAGCGCAAGGTTGCCGGTTTAGGCGGTTTTCTTGGCGGTTTAATGCTTGGTGTTCTAATAATACTTATTAATATTGCTTTGTTTGTTAAAATGGACGTTGTTGGTGGGGTAGCAATGCCAACATTAGAGCTAGCAAAACAAATTCATCCTGCAGTGGGTGTCTTAATGTCCATTGCTTTATTAGGCATGATGTACAATACAGCTGTAGGAATGCTTTATGCATTTACAGTACGTTTTATAGCGCCTGATCATCAATATTTTAAAATAGGCATTGTGGTCATTGGTTTAATAGGCTTTGCTGCAAGTTTAGTAGGGTTTACGACATTGGTTGGAAAAGTATATTCAACAATGGGGTATTTAGGCTTTGCATTAATCATTGCGATTATCATCTCGTGGCTACGTAAAATAACGGCAACTGCATAGGGATAACCGATATCCGTCATTATTATGAATGATTAAAAAGAACATTAATAAAAAAATTTATAAATCTAGTAGTTATAAGGGCTAGTAATGACTTGTAGTTGGTAGACAATCTATAATTCTAATAGAAGGAATGGTATAATTAGAGGATAACAAAATAAAGGTTTTTAAGGGTGATTGGCAGTCTTCTCTATTTACTCCTCATTAGTAATTTTATTTACTAGTGTTAACGGAGAGGAAGGAGGGATTGCTAATGTCAATATTCGAAGCATTAAGCATAGCTATTGGTCTTGGCACTTTAATCGTAGCTGTCTTAGCTTTATCCTTTACTTTTTCGCAAAAAAAGTAAAAGCACCCTTTCAAACCTAGGCCATAGGGTAGGGTGCTTTTTACTCTATAATTTTGTGCCAATCGCTCTTGAAGCGTTTGTTTTGTTACTTAGACCGTTTGGTGTTATCAGCACCATTCGGTTTTTTCTTATTTATATTATATCATATCATATCATATCATAACAATTCCATTTAACATGAATTTCTCACTACTGTCCCCGTTTTCACCTTTACCACCGGTTTCGGTGCATACATAAATCCTAAAAAGAAATCTATAGAAAATATACGCAGTGCAAACGAAAATTTTTGAATGATAGTAGTGATGAAATTAAACGATCAATCATACAGTAAATGTATCTATTAAACATTCGAGGGTGTTTTTATTTTCTGCTTTAAGTTATGTAAATTCTCACAAAAGGTATTTTAATTCTACTTTATTGCTAGACACCAATTTTTGTGAATGCTATATTAATGGTGTCATAGTTTTTTTATAATTTAAGAAAAATCAGGTTTCATCACCAAGAGATGGGATGGCCCAAAACTTTTTCTAATTATAAGGAGTGATGGAGTAAAGAGTTATAAGAAGGATGATAGATGCCTATGGTAAAGAAAACGTTAAAACAACGCATTGTTGACGCTTCCGTAGTGCTATTTCAGCAAGATGGCTATCACAATGTAACTGTTGATCGCATTGTCGAATATATTGGTGCATCAAAGGGTGGATTTTATCATAATTTTAAATCGAAAGATGAACTATTGTATGAAATTCATGATGTATTTATTTCTTATGTTATTAAACGGTCACAGGAGGCATATGACAAATACGATACACCGATTACTCGTTTATGTGCAATGCTACAAACGCTGACACAAGTATTTGATATGTATCAAGCACATATTACTGTTTTTTATGAGGAAAGTCGTTCATTGCCAGAGGAATATAGTGAAATTATTCATAATAAACGAGACCAATATCGGGATATTTTACAAAAAGTCATAGAGGAAGGCCAGCAAACAAAGGATTTTCGTACAGAACTACCTTGTACTATTGTAACGATGGCTATTGTTGGGATGATCAACTGGACATACAAATGGTTTAAACAAACAGGTCCATTGACAATGGAGGAAATTACAGAGGTATTTACGGATATGGTATTGCGTGCGATTGTCACTGAACAAGCAATGGAAGAAGCAGTTCAATTTATGGTAAAGGGGAAGCCAGCAGCAGAGACTGGTTTTATTAATTTTTAAAACAAACCGACTAGTCGGTATTCATCTTCATTCAGTTACCACTGAATGAAGATAAAGCCTCCGGTGGATGTCACGGATTTTGAAAGGAATGAATTGTGCTGGCACAATTCAAAATCCGGACGCAATTACGCCAAGGCGAAATTGATTTTTGTGTGCAACTGTCGTCTGAACGAAATCTGCTATGGCAAATTAAAAATTAGGGGGACTAGGGATGAACTTTGAACTAACGAAAGAGCAAGCGATGATTCGAGACATGGTGCGTGATTTTGCTGAAAAAGAAATTAAACCGTATGCTCGGGAGGTTGACGAGACATCGACAATGAGAATAGAGAGCTTTCAAAAAATGGCAGAGCTAGGCTTATTGGGTATCCCATTTCCTGAGGAATATGGTGGTTCAGGCGGAGATACGGTTTCCTACGCGCTTGCTGTTGAAGAAATCGGCCGTGCGTGTGGTGGCACAGGATTAAGCTATGCAGCAGCAGTTAGCTTAGGTGCTTCGCCTATTTACAACTTCGGCACAGAGGAGCAAAAGCAGGAATGGCTTGTTCCGTTAGCGAAGGGTGAAACGTTAGGTTCATTTGGCTTAACAGAGCCTAATGCAGGTTCAGATGCTGGTGGGACACTAACAACAGCCGTAATTGATGGTGATGATTACATCATTAATGGTGAAAAATGTTGGATCACAAATGCTGGCTATGCACGTCAAATTATTGTGACAGCAGTGACAGGTAAACGTGAAGATGGTAAAAAAATTATCTCATCTATCATTGTACCAACCAATACTCCTGGCGTAACCATCAACTGCAATTACGACAAAATGGGCGTACGTGGCTCTAATACGTGTGAGATTGTTTTGCAAAATGTTCGTGTACCAAGAGCTAATCTTTTAGGAGATGAAAAACGCGGATTTAGTCAATTTTTAAACACTTTAGATGGAGGACGTATTTCCATTGCTGCATTATCTGTAGGAATTGCACAAGCTGCTTATGAGAAAGCATTAAAATACGCAAAAGAACGTGAACAATTTGGTGCACCCATATCAAAACTTCAGGCTATACAATTTAAATTAGCCGATATGGCAATGGAAATAGAGCTTGCGCGTACGTTAGTACATAAGGCGGCATGGCTTAAAGATCAAAAGAAACCATTCGGGAAGGAAGCGGCAATGGCAAAATTATTTGCTTCTGAAATGGGCTTCCGCACTTGTAATCAAGCCATTCAAATTCACGGCGGTTCAGGATATATGAAAGAATACGACGTAGAGCGTCATCTACGTGACATTAAGTTAATGGAAATCGGTGAGGGAACATCTGAAATTCAACGTCTCGTTATTTCTCGTCTAATTGGCTGTTAATCATATTAAATAGCAT of Lysinibacillus agricola contains these proteins:
- a CDS encoding M20 peptidase aminoacylase family protein; the protein is MNEALQNLQPRLAEIFTHLHEHPEISWQEKKTTQYIADLLKEAQMKPQLFEDMTGLYVDIGKGTPRVGFRTDIDALWQEVDGEFKANHSCGHDGHMTMAIGTALVLKDMENLLPGAVRILFQPAEEKAQGACAFVEKGLIDNLEYLFGVHVRPLKELQDGTYAPALYHGAAKLFTGTIIGEEAHGARPELGINAIEVGAAIVEGLQKIWTDPNVSASVKMTQFNAGGTSTNIIPGKATFSIDARAQTNEVMQAITKGIERVKASIEAMYGAKITLNVDAHIVAALVNDEALQHMNTAIIEVVGEKACALPVVTPGGEDFHFYTYERPNLKATMLGLGCGVTPGLHHPKMTFNRERLITGVNIITRAILRAL
- a CDS encoding GNAT family N-acetyltransferase yields the protein MIDVREIKTIEQLEQVQQLEYNVWGMPPIPIHQTLTAVKNGGVVVGAYDGDQLVGFSYGFSGFREGKSYLCSHMLGIDENYRSQGIGEKLKYAQQAIAIERGYDLMVWTFDPLETRNGFLNLSKLNGICYTYIENCYGEMQDGLNKGLPSDRFEVSWHITSNYVGKKVSIDATNVIPVASYVLNEQGFPRLELTENLKYNEDFYTLPVPKDFQVLKAQDPALALDWRFKTRHILQRLFAQGYAAVQLQQRENYNEYVLAKLETLGLGGAN
- the menC gene encoding o-succinylbenzoate synthase, with the protein product MKITEITIRHVKMKLKEPFTTSFGTFDDKDFLVLEAKDESGTIGWGESVAFHSPWYNEETLQTNWHMLEDFLIPLILNKEIHHPDEVNELFQPIRKNNMAKSTIEGAIWDIYAQQTNQSLAAALGGKKDKIEVGISIGIQKSIEDLVALVDGFVKEGYKRMKIKIKPGWDVEVMRTLRETFPDVAFMADANSAYRLTDAETLKQLDAFHLTMIEQPLASDDIIDHAALQKLIDTPICLDESIHSLEDTRKAVELGSTKIINIKIGRVGGLTEAKKIHDYCEVNNIPVWCGGMLESGIGRAHNVALTTLSNFILPGDTAGSSRYWEKDIIDPEVVVKDGYIEVPQKAGIGYEVNRETVDSFTVAQKTYK
- a CDS encoding YkvI family membrane protein — encoded protein: MKKSWQIGGAFVGLIVGAGFASGQEIMQYFTSFGLYGIAGGIVATIAFAFLGMSLAQLGADTQTTSHKEVIYQIGGRYVGVLLDIVITFFLFGVAVVMFAGSGSTFEQMFGISPMIGSIFMVIMTILTLLLNVKNIINIIALVTPYLMAIVFIILIYSIFTMDLTIAEQNALAKEQTSAASNWIMGALLYVSYNIAAGTAMLIVMGGTVKERKVAGLGGFLGGLMLGVLIILINIALFVKMDVVGGVAMPTLELAKQIHPAVGVLMSIALLGMMYNTAVGMLYAFTVRFIAPDHQYFKIGIVVIGLIGFAASLVGFTTLVGKVYSTMGYLGFALIIAIIISWLRKITATA
- a CDS encoding putative holin-like toxin, whose protein sequence is MSIFEALSIAIGLGTLIVAVLALSFTFSQKK
- a CDS encoding TetR/AcrR family transcriptional regulator, encoding MVKKTLKQRIVDASVVLFQQDGYHNVTVDRIVEYIGASKGGFYHNFKSKDELLYEIHDVFISYVIKRSQEAYDKYDTPITRLCAMLQTLTQVFDMYQAHITVFYEESRSLPEEYSEIIHNKRDQYRDILQKVIEEGQQTKDFRTELPCTIVTMAIVGMINWTYKWFKQTGPLTMEEITEVFTDMVLRAIVTEQAMEEAVQFMVKGKPAAETGFINF
- a CDS encoding acyl-CoA dehydrogenase, which encodes MNFELTKEQAMIRDMVRDFAEKEIKPYAREVDETSTMRIESFQKMAELGLLGIPFPEEYGGSGGDTVSYALAVEEIGRACGGTGLSYAAAVSLGASPIYNFGTEEQKQEWLVPLAKGETLGSFGLTEPNAGSDAGGTLTTAVIDGDDYIINGEKCWITNAGYARQIIVTAVTGKREDGKKIISSIIVPTNTPGVTINCNYDKMGVRGSNTCEIVLQNVRVPRANLLGDEKRGFSQFLNTLDGGRISIAALSVGIAQAAYEKALKYAKEREQFGAPISKLQAIQFKLADMAMEIELARTLVHKAAWLKDQKKPFGKEAAMAKLFASEMGFRTCNQAIQIHGGSGYMKEYDVERHLRDIKLMEIGEGTSEIQRLVISRLIGC